One stretch of Aeromicrobium fastidiosum DNA includes these proteins:
- a CDS encoding ABC transporter ATP-binding protein, translating to MPKAPPAAPLLRVRDLHRSFGDLHVLAGLDLELASGEALALIGPNGAGKSTALRCIAGADQATSGTVELDGAPLDERSPATRRDLAVVMDDLDFFPDLSVVEHLNLLARAHQVAEPDDLVDAVLADVGLQRQAAQLPGTLSSGQRRRLALASAFVRPRRLLILDEPEQRLDAAGLAWLADRLNAEKADGLGILLVSHDTDLVDAVADWVLDLGEL from the coding sequence ATGCCCAAGGCTCCCCCCGCCGCACCTCTCCTGCGCGTCCGCGACCTGCACCGCAGCTTCGGCGACCTGCACGTGCTCGCGGGGCTCGACCTCGAGCTCGCGAGCGGCGAAGCCCTGGCCCTGATCGGGCCCAACGGTGCCGGCAAGTCGACAGCGCTGCGCTGCATCGCCGGGGCCGACCAGGCCACGAGCGGCACCGTGGAGCTCGACGGTGCCCCGCTCGACGAGCGGTCCCCGGCGACGCGCCGCGACCTCGCGGTCGTGATGGACGATCTCGACTTCTTCCCCGACCTCAGCGTCGTCGAGCACCTCAACCTGCTGGCCCGCGCCCACCAGGTCGCCGAACCCGACGACCTCGTCGACGCCGTGCTCGCCGACGTCGGGCTGCAGCGGCAGGCCGCCCAGCTGCCGGGCACCCTGTCGTCCGGCCAGCGGCGCCGCCTCGCACTCGCCAGCGCATTCGTCCGTCCCCGCCGGCTGCTGATCCTCGACGAGCCCGAGCAGCGGCTCGACGCGGCCGGGCTGGCCTGGCTCGCCGACCGCCTCAACGCCGAGAAGGCCGACGGCCTCGGCATCCTGCTGGTCAGCCACGACACCGACCTGGTCGACGCGGTGGCCGACTGGGTTCTCGACCTCGGCGAGCTGTGA
- a CDS encoding DUF6297 family protein, whose product MTTSSGAGPAGVPAIGARSLRRQMRAWRRDRADTTLYEQLSEAYVWVFSLVLLGAMAISAMVQTRVNIAAGCTTSTCDDARTSLVWATVAATTAFSLAAAAAIGPVMVTPATAAWLLTSPIDRGPLLRSRLFVASGATALGCTVVVAVTGLLAGIPYGAIAVLAVASGLTGAAGTAAAAVWQARGGRATQRVALILGVLTAGWLLLVAVDAEPGTEAGWLTGPAGWAAIAAALLAVVVLLIRATSRLSALLRAQLVPGGSLLSSLSGALAGLDLALAYDVLVARRWRTAATVRPVRGGPAGAWALVWRDVVRLRRSPGPLAALAGALLVPYVVLRLDLDDTVVLASALAAFLGGLWSFTALRTTGRNPGLVRCFPMSSAAVRSATAAVPGGLLLLWSLAAAPAIGHSLDDPTVIDTLLVAVATGATALGAIARWMLAPPPDYSMPLVASPTGAIPTGLIISALRGFDVLALGVVPLLVAPDTNGALVSLGLTGSVVSYLVSRR is encoded by the coding sequence GTGACGACCTCCTCAGGTGCCGGGCCTGCGGGCGTCCCCGCCATCGGTGCCCGCTCGCTGCGCCGGCAGATGCGCGCCTGGCGCCGCGACCGCGCCGACACGACGCTGTACGAGCAGCTCTCCGAGGCCTATGTCTGGGTGTTCAGCCTCGTCCTGCTCGGTGCCATGGCCATCAGCGCGATGGTGCAGACCCGGGTGAACATCGCCGCGGGCTGCACGACCTCGACGTGCGACGACGCCCGCACGTCGCTGGTCTGGGCCACCGTCGCGGCGACGACCGCGTTCTCCCTGGCTGCCGCGGCAGCCATCGGACCGGTCATGGTGACCCCGGCGACCGCCGCCTGGCTGCTGACGTCCCCCATCGACCGCGGCCCCCTGCTGCGGTCGCGCCTGTTCGTCGCGAGCGGCGCGACGGCGCTCGGCTGCACCGTCGTGGTCGCTGTCACGGGCCTGCTCGCGGGCATCCCCTACGGGGCCATCGCGGTGCTGGCGGTCGCGTCGGGCCTCACGGGTGCGGCCGGCACCGCAGCGGCAGCCGTGTGGCAGGCCCGGGGCGGTCGTGCCACGCAACGGGTGGCGCTGATCCTGGGCGTCCTGACCGCCGGCTGGCTCCTGCTCGTCGCGGTCGACGCCGAGCCCGGCACCGAGGCGGGGTGGCTCACCGGTCCGGCCGGTTGGGCAGCGATCGCTGCTGCCCTGCTGGCCGTGGTCGTACTGCTGATCCGGGCGACGTCACGGCTGTCCGCCCTGCTGAGAGCTCAGCTCGTGCCCGGCGGATCGCTGCTCTCCAGCCTCTCGGGCGCGCTGGCGGGTCTCGACCTCGCCTTGGCGTACGACGTGCTGGTCGCTCGACGCTGGCGCACCGCCGCGACCGTTCGGCCCGTGCGGGGTGGACCCGCCGGTGCCTGGGCGCTCGTGTGGCGCGACGTCGTCCGACTGCGACGGTCGCCGGGGCCGTTGGCCGCACTCGCCGGCGCGCTGCTCGTGCCCTACGTCGTCCTGCGTCTCGACCTCGACGACACCGTCGTGCTCGCCAGCGCCCTCGCGGCCTTCCTCGGCGGGCTCTGGTCGTTCACGGCGCTGCGCACGACGGGCCGCAACCCCGGGCTCGTGCGGTGCTTCCCGATGTCGTCGGCAGCCGTGCGGTCGGCGACCGCCGCGGTGCCCGGCGGCCTGCTGCTGCTCTGGTCGTTGGCCGCGGCACCCGCGATCGGGCACTCCCTCGACGACCCGACGGTCATCGACACCCTGCTGGTCGCCGTGGCGACGGGTGCGACGGCGCTGGGGGCCATCGCCCGCTGGATGCTCGCCCCTCCCCCCGACTACTCGATGCCGCTGGTCGCCTCGCCGACCGGTGCCATCCCCACGGGGCTCATCATCAGCGCCCTGCGCGGCTTCGACGTCCTCGCGCTCGGCGTCGTCCCGCTGCTCGTCGCTCCGGACACCAACGGTGCCCTGGTGTCGCTGGGCCTGACCGGGTCGGTCGTGAGCTACCTCGTCAGTCGCCGCTGA
- a CDS encoding SCO7613 C-terminal domain-containing membrane protein yields MRFADPTTCPECRGAIAGQPACPQCGLDLTSLEVRQLWQVLLQADELLDRAARRPRATPATPSPAPAAESAPEPAPARPAEQSSAPAPAPAAPAAPSDPFVAAPPQWQPYPAQPPRQPQPTQRTQPQPPPPIQPYPAPSAAAGQPAAPARSWSVGTILLVLGAFGLVVAGLIFVTRSWEDIGLAGRTLILLGVSAVIGGLGVWVTRRPLRASAEAVWTVFLALLTLDFFAARHEDLAGLGALDVAAGWIVWGVVALALSVGIAVWARRHVSVALVAPAVAGGVAISIAGIGAGAVGDDWDFAWRSLLALVVAGLLALATRPAGLAPMTLAARIVIAGFFVFAYGAAVVELVENPSLDDLAGGGHGLPLLLMGVASLVIAWVVPVVRIPGVALAVLAACALVAAPVVDSGADERAWAVVTVLAAALAAAALAGENTWMRGVRLGAVPAVVGAAVVQLVLVGDALDTGSRILTDPWQVPWHVRLDAASVDDRAAWAVPILLLGLVATTWAVTRWPEVTGLRPHAAAVIGTVLAGGAVTSVVALRWPVWLVAASLVVLAVAFAVVRVRKVAAVPTVVALALLVSASTLAAASHGVSAATWLGGGLLLLGLALVSAVGPVRQLHAVVGVGGVLAGTAATVGLLDVDDAVVPLLGVVVALLLLAVAQLWPPVRGVADAVEATAAAGLAVALLWPGASGEIAVRWTIAGVALISLSFVVARRRWLVWPGIAALVVAYVALIVDSGFSFVEAYTLPLGAAGLAAGTWATTRRPDTSTWALLGPGLAVALLPSVPQALAEPTELRALLLGAGAAAVLAIGVRLGWQAPFVAGVTVLALLVLFNIGPYANAAPRVVLIAVVSAVLLAVGITWEDRVRDGRRLVTYVRSMR; encoded by the coding sequence ATGCGCTTCGCTGATCCGACAACCTGTCCGGAGTGTCGGGGTGCCATCGCGGGCCAACCGGCGTGTCCGCAGTGCGGCCTCGACCTGACCTCGCTCGAGGTGCGTCAGCTGTGGCAGGTGCTGCTGCAGGCAGACGAGCTGCTCGACCGCGCCGCTCGGCGTCCGCGGGCGACGCCGGCGACACCGTCGCCCGCTCCGGCGGCGGAGTCCGCGCCGGAGCCGGCCCCTGCACGACCCGCCGAGCAGAGCTCCGCCCCTGCCCCTGCCCCCGCCGCGCCGGCTGCGCCATCCGACCCCTTCGTCGCGGCACCTCCGCAGTGGCAGCCCTACCCGGCCCAGCCGCCGCGGCAGCCACAGCCCACGCAGCGCACGCAGCCCCAGCCGCCCCCGCCTATCCAGCCGTACCCGGCACCGTCCGCGGCCGCGGGCCAGCCCGCGGCCCCGGCACGCTCGTGGTCGGTCGGCACGATCCTGCTGGTGCTCGGTGCCTTCGGCCTGGTCGTCGCCGGCCTGATCTTCGTGACCCGCTCGTGGGAGGACATCGGTCTGGCCGGGCGCACGCTGATCCTGCTGGGGGTCAGCGCCGTCATCGGCGGTCTCGGCGTCTGGGTCACCCGCCGGCCGCTGCGGGCCTCGGCCGAGGCCGTGTGGACGGTCTTCCTGGCGCTGTTGACGCTCGACTTCTTCGCCGCCCGTCATGAGGACCTCGCCGGGCTCGGTGCCCTCGACGTCGCGGCCGGATGGATCGTGTGGGGCGTCGTGGCGCTGGCCCTGAGCGTCGGCATCGCTGTGTGGGCCCGCCGGCACGTCTCGGTGGCCCTCGTCGCCCCGGCCGTCGCGGGCGGTGTCGCGATCTCGATCGCGGGCATCGGTGCAGGAGCGGTCGGCGACGACTGGGACTTCGCGTGGCGCAGCCTGCTCGCCCTCGTCGTGGCTGGACTGCTCGCCCTCGCAACCCGCCCGGCCGGCCTGGCACCCATGACGTTGGCGGCACGCATCGTGATCGCGGGCTTCTTCGTGTTCGCGTACGGCGCGGCCGTGGTCGAGCTGGTCGAGAACCCCTCGCTCGACGACCTCGCCGGCGGCGGTCACGGGCTGCCGCTGCTGCTCATGGGCGTCGCATCGCTCGTGATCGCGTGGGTCGTGCCGGTCGTGCGCATCCCCGGGGTCGCCCTGGCCGTCCTCGCGGCCTGTGCGCTCGTTGCCGCGCCTGTCGTCGACTCCGGGGCGGACGAGCGGGCCTGGGCGGTCGTGACCGTGCTGGCTGCGGCGCTGGCTGCCGCGGCGCTGGCCGGCGAGAACACCTGGATGCGTGGAGTGAGACTCGGCGCGGTGCCCGCAGTGGTCGGTGCCGCGGTCGTGCAGCTCGTGCTCGTGGGTGATGCGCTCGACACGGGCAGCAGGATCCTCACGGATCCGTGGCAGGTGCCGTGGCACGTGAGGCTCGACGCCGCCTCGGTCGACGACCGCGCCGCGTGGGCCGTGCCGATCCTCCTGCTCGGGTTGGTGGCCACGACGTGGGCCGTGACCCGCTGGCCGGAGGTCACGGGGTTGCGCCCGCACGCTGCCGCAGTGATCGGCACCGTCCTGGCGGGTGGAGCCGTCACCTCGGTCGTCGCGTTGCGCTGGCCAGTTTGGCTCGTCGCGGCATCGCTCGTCGTTCTCGCGGTGGCGTTCGCCGTCGTCAGGGTGCGCAAGGTCGCCGCGGTCCCAACGGTCGTGGCCCTGGCGCTGCTCGTGTCGGCGTCGACGCTGGCCGCGGCGTCGCACGGGGTGTCGGCGGCCACGTGGCTCGGCGGCGGGCTCCTGCTGCTCGGTCTGGCGCTGGTCAGCGCCGTGGGTCCGGTGCGCCAGCTGCACGCAGTCGTCGGTGTCGGCGGCGTCCTGGCTGGCACCGCGGCGACCGTCGGGCTGCTCGACGTCGACGACGCGGTCGTGCCCCTGCTCGGGGTCGTCGTGGCGCTGTTGCTCCTGGCCGTCGCCCAGCTGTGGCCACCGGTGCGTGGCGTCGCGGACGCCGTCGAGGCGACCGCCGCCGCCGGCCTGGCCGTCGCGCTGCTCTGGCCGGGCGCCTCCGGCGAGATCGCGGTGCGCTGGACGATCGCCGGCGTGGCCCTGATCTCGCTCAGCTTCGTCGTCGCACGTCGTCGGTGGCTGGTGTGGCCGGGCATCGCCGCACTCGTCGTCGCCTATGTGGCGCTGATCGTCGACAGCGGGTTCTCGTTCGTCGAGGCCTACACGCTGCCGCTCGGGGCGGCCGGGCTCGCTGCGGGCACCTGGGCCACGACCCGCCGCCCCGACACGAGCACGTGGGCCTTGCTGGGGCCCGGACTCGCGGTCGCGCTGCTGCCGAGCGTGCCCCAGGCGCTGGCCGAGCCGACAGAGCTGAGGGCGCTGCTGCTGGGGGCCGGTGCAGCGGCCGTGCTCGCGATCGGCGTCCGGCTCGGGTGGCAGGCACCGTTCGTCGCGGGCGTCACGGTCCTCGCGCTGCTCGTGCTGTTCAACATCGGCCCCTACGCGAACGCCGCTCCACGGGTCGTGCTCATCGCCGTCGTCAGCGCCGTGCTGCTGGCCGTCGGCATCACCTGGGAGGACCGCGTGCGGGACGGGCGCAGGCTCGTGACGTACGTGCGGTCCATGCGTTAG